From Vicingus serpentipes, the proteins below share one genomic window:
- a CDS encoding putative quinol monooxygenase, with protein sequence MIRIVKMVFKPEMVDEFLANFKEDKAKIRNFDGVEHLELLQDKNHPNIYFTYSKWKSPNHLEKYRNSDLFKGIWAVTKPMFSEKAQAWSVDSIEKLL encoded by the coding sequence ATGATTAGAATAGTAAAAATGGTTTTTAAACCTGAAATGGTTGATGAGTTTTTAGCAAACTTTAAAGAAGATAAAGCCAAAATCAGAAATTTCGATGGTGTTGAACATTTGGAACTTTTACAAGATAAAAACCATCCAAATATTTATTTTACTTACAGTAAATGGAAATCTCCAAATCACTTAGAAAAATATAGAAATTCAGATTTATTTAAAGGAATATGGGCTGTTACAAAACCTATGTTTTCTGAAAAAGCACAAGCATGGAGTGTTGACTCAATTGAAAAATTACTTTAA
- a CDS encoding PhoH family protein, giving the protein MSEKLIEISKINPLELYGVNESKLNLIKTYFPNLKVIARGDILKVIGGDNEIDLFAHKISLLIQHLLKYKELTSNNIERLMDEEDGVESQTLKHNDDVLVYGNAGLIVKAKTANQRKLVKECEQNDMVFAIGPAGTGKSYTAVAIAVKALKNKEIRRIILTRPAVEAGEHLGFLPGDLKEKLDPYLQPLYDALRDMIPVEKLREIMEDGTIQIAPLAFMRGRTLDRAYVILDEAQNATRSQFKMFLTRMGKSAKFIINGDASQIDLPKNQQSGLSHAVDVLDGVKGIGIVRFDEKDVIRHDLVKKIIIAYKKDEDK; this is encoded by the coding sequence TTGAGCGAAAAGTTAATAGAAATATCAAAGATTAATCCATTAGAATTATATGGTGTTAATGAGTCTAAATTAAACTTAATAAAAACCTATTTTCCTAACTTAAAAGTAATCGCTAGAGGAGATATACTAAAGGTAATAGGTGGTGATAATGAGATTGATTTGTTTGCTCACAAAATAAGCTTATTAATACAACATTTATTGAAGTATAAGGAGTTAACTTCTAATAATATAGAAAGATTAATGGATGAAGAAGATGGGGTAGAGAGTCAAACTTTAAAGCATAATGATGATGTTTTAGTCTATGGAAATGCTGGATTAATAGTAAAAGCTAAAACTGCCAATCAACGTAAACTAGTTAAAGAGTGTGAACAAAATGATATGGTTTTTGCAATAGGACCCGCTGGTACAGGTAAATCTTATACTGCTGTAGCAATAGCAGTAAAAGCTTTAAAGAATAAAGAGATTAGACGAATAATCTTAACTCGACCTGCAGTAGAAGCTGGAGAACATTTAGGTTTTTTGCCAGGTGATCTTAAAGAAAAATTAGATCCTTATTTACAACCATTATATGATGCTTTAAGGGATATGATACCTGTTGAAAAACTTCGTGAAATCATGGAAGATGGAACAATTCAGATTGCTCCATTAGCTTTTATGAGAGGACGAACATTGGATAGGGCTTATGTTATTTTAGATGAAGCTCAAAATGCAACTAGAAGTCAATTTAAAATGTTTTTAACTAGAATGGGTAAGTCTGCTAAATTCATAATAAATGGAGATGCATCTCAAATAGATTTGCCAAAAAATCAACAAAGTGGTTTGTCTCACGCTGTAGATGTTTTAGATGGAGTTAAGGGAATAGGAATTGTTCGCTTTGACGAGAAAGATGTGATAAGACACGATTTAGTTAAGAAAATTATAATTGCTTACAAAAAAGATGAGGATAAGTAG
- a CDS encoding NDP-hexose 2,3-dehydratase family protein: MNKDVGYNFLKSAITLSNPYMSLDDFMKWLEEKKASTHHNIQEIPFAELENWEFERETGNLVHSSGKFFSIEGIQIKTNWGNVKEWTQPIINQPEIGFLGIITKKIDGVLYFLMQAKIEPGNINTVQISPTLQATKSNYTQVHKGNPPLYLEYFIEKREDVNILLDQLQSEQGARFLRKRNRNIIIEVTSDIQVNEDFCWLTLGQIKELLKLDNVINMDTRTVISGISYGDLSTLKQFALTNSSTVEYDFLISELDTKNAMNTVEDIISWITRLKAFAELEVDKIPLKDLNEWTKDEFSIHHLQQKYFSVIGVRAEIGNREVASWTQPLVKSAQEGIIAFIIKKINGVYHFLVQAKMESGNFDIIELAPSVQCLTGNYRKGLNEYEVEFIDYVLEPEKNKAKVLYSSFQSEEGGRFFEEQNKNMIIEVGDDFSVDLPEKYNWMTLNQIKTFIKFNNYLNIQSRSLLSVVRFIN; the protein is encoded by the coding sequence ATGAATAAAGATGTTGGATATAACTTTTTAAAATCAGCTATAACGCTATCCAATCCATACATGAGTCTAGATGATTTTATGAAGTGGTTGGAAGAGAAAAAGGCTTCAACACACCATAATATTCAAGAAATTCCTTTTGCAGAGTTAGAAAATTGGGAGTTTGAAAGAGAAACAGGAAATCTTGTTCATAGCTCTGGTAAATTTTTTTCTATTGAAGGAATTCAGATAAAAACAAATTGGGGAAATGTAAAGGAATGGACACAGCCTATAATAAATCAACCTGAAATTGGATTTTTGGGTATTATCACTAAAAAAATAGATGGTGTTCTATATTTTTTAATGCAAGCCAAAATTGAACCTGGTAACATTAATACTGTTCAAATTTCACCAACATTACAAGCGACAAAAAGTAATTACACACAAGTACATAAGGGGAATCCACCATTGTATTTGGAATATTTTATCGAAAAAAGAGAAGATGTTAATATTCTTCTTGATCAACTACAATCTGAACAAGGTGCTCGTTTTTTAAGAAAAAGAAACAGAAATATTATTATAGAAGTGACTAGTGATATTCAGGTTAATGAAGATTTTTGTTGGCTAACTTTAGGACAAATTAAAGAATTATTGAAGTTAGATAATGTTATTAATATGGATACAAGAACAGTTATTTCAGGTATTTCATATGGAGATTTATCTACATTAAAACAATTTGCATTAACTAATTCATCAACAGTTGAATATGACTTTTTGATTTCTGAATTGGATACCAAAAATGCAATGAATACAGTTGAAGATATTATTTCTTGGATAACCCGTCTTAAGGCTTTTGCTGAATTAGAAGTTGATAAAATTCCATTGAAGGATTTAAATGAATGGACAAAAGATGAATTCAGTATTCATCACCTTCAACAAAAATATTTTTCTGTAATTGGTGTACGAGCCGAAATTGGAAATAGAGAAGTTGCATCATGGACTCAACCTTTAGTTAAATCAGCTCAGGAAGGAATTATTGCCTTTATCATTAAAAAAATTAATGGTGTGTATCATTTTTTAGTTCAGGCAAAAATGGAATCGGGTAATTTTGATATTATTGAGTTAGCTCCATCTGTTCAATGCTTAACAGGTAATTACAGAAAAGGATTAAATGAGTATGAAGTTGAATTTATTGATTATGTGTTAGAACCAGAAAAAAACAAAGCCAAAGTTCTTTATTCATCATTTCAGTCTGAAGAAGGTGGTCGTTTTTTTGAAGAACAAAATAAGAATATGATTATTGAAGTTGGTGATGATTTTAGTGTTGATTTACCCGAAAAGTATAATTGGATGACTTTGAATCAAATTAAAACATTTATAAAGTTTAATAATTACTTAAATATTCAATCAAGAAGTTTGCTTTCTGTAGTAAGGTTTATAAATTAA
- a CDS encoding Gfo/Idh/MocA family protein, protein MKLRLGVLGCANIAKRSVIPAILSIPDYELIAVASRTKEKANEYASLFNCEYIIGYQELLDRKDIDVIYMPLPTGLHEEWVLKALDAGKHILIEKSLAMNYESSIKMVEKAKEKDLLIMENFMFLYHGQHQFVKNLINKNKIGEIRCFRSSFGFPPLEEDNFRYNNALGGGSLLDAAAYTVRASQLFLGNDLCVKAANLNFEGKEVDIYGGAYLSSKSGFFAEVAFGFDNFYQCNYEIWGSKGKIIAQRAFTPGENYKPTITLEQQGEVFNYEVDAENHFVSLLNEFKRCVNENDKENKYEEILNQSRLLSELKALS, encoded by the coding sequence ATGAAATTAAGATTAGGAGTATTAGGTTGTGCGAATATTGCAAAAAGGAGTGTTATTCCTGCAATTTTATCAATTCCTGATTATGAATTAATTGCTGTAGCGAGTAGAACAAAAGAAAAAGCTAATGAATACGCAAGTCTTTTTAACTGTGAGTACATCATTGGTTATCAAGAATTATTAGATAGAAAAGACATAGATGTAATATATATGCCTTTACCAACAGGTCTTCATGAAGAATGGGTTTTAAAAGCTTTAGATGCAGGTAAACACATTTTAATTGAAAAGTCTTTAGCTATGAATTATGAATCTTCCATAAAAATGGTTGAAAAAGCTAAGGAAAAAGATTTGTTGATTATGGAAAATTTTATGTTTTTATATCATGGTCAACATCAATTTGTAAAAAACTTAATAAATAAAAATAAAATAGGTGAAATTCGTTGTTTTAGAAGTTCATTTGGATTTCCTCCTTTAGAAGAAGATAATTTTAGATATAATAATGCTTTAGGAGGTGGTTCTCTTCTAGATGCTGCTGCCTATACTGTTAGGGCTAGTCAGTTGTTTTTAGGAAATGATTTATGTGTAAAAGCAGCTAACTTAAATTTTGAAGGTAAAGAAGTTGATATTTATGGTGGAGCATATTTAAGTTCTAAATCTGGTTTTTTTGCTGAAGTTGCTTTTGGATTTGATAATTTTTATCAGTGTAATTATGAAATATGGGGAAGTAAAGGTAAGATAATAGCTCAAAGAGCTTTTACTCCTGGTGAAAATTATAAGCCAACAATAACTTTAGAACAGCAAGGAGAAGTATTTAATTATGAGGTAGATGCTGAAAATCATTTTGTAAGTTTACTGAACGAATTTAAACGTTGTGTAAACGAAAATGACAAAGAAAATAAATATGAAGAAATACTTAATCAGAGTAGATTACTAAGTGAGCTAAAAGCCTTAAGTTAA
- a CDS encoding tetratricopeptide repeat protein, translating to MCKKHFLVFLTFIVFLLQNIGAQTFADKSFYLIDSLDLKTLTEKDKVLIDTLLQEYHESKEDTSKLNCLNVLISECDNEIWVQYNNLLITKSKQLINKESKNIYKKHLASGYNNYGFYYYNNDNITKAISNFEKAIQLSVEIDDLAVIPTALNNLGYIFKQQGDVLKALEYYHRSLKINRELNEQEEVALSLNNIGSIYYYQKEYEKAINYYRDALMIEKEHGSKKGVARLYSNIGSIYKEQNKNTLAIDYFNQSIKIYTEIGYSKGIATSLSKKASIELSELNGENDVKTLNQILTKHKQAYEIFNELDDNEGRAYSMCNISLTLEALKDFTGAKKYAEKSFRIAKEIGYPESIKSAANILKNIAVIKKDFEEAYLMQELFYQMQDSISSESVKEVTIQKQYQYEYQKKFIKDSLATAEAEKIKDLKYNQEIKQQQTYVLVGFIGLLLMGIVALVIYRGYRLKKKSNYQLEEKNKLIEEKNKEITDSITYAKRIQEAILPANSLLNKHLIDGFVLYKPKDIVAGDFYWMHPLENDTVLIAVADCTGHGVPGAMVSVVCHHALNRSVREYNLTEPGLILDKTREFVIDTFAQNNEFNVRDGMDIAICAINYKNQTVQFSGANNPLYILSTNNNTISSLPISCKIEEGYNTVLYEIKGDKQPIGSYTNELSPFKTHTISIHKNDMIYLFTDGYADQFGGEKGKKLKYKTFKKLLMLNCTQKMDDQKNLLNKFFNEWKGDMEQVDDVCVLGIKI from the coding sequence ATGTGTAAAAAACACTTTTTAGTATTTCTAACGTTCATTGTATTTTTATTACAAAATATTGGTGCACAAACATTTGCTGATAAAAGTTTTTATTTAATAGATTCTCTAGATTTAAAAACACTTACAGAAAAAGATAAAGTTTTAATTGATACTTTATTACAAGAATATCATGAATCGAAAGAAGACACTTCAAAACTAAATTGTTTAAATGTTTTAATTTCTGAATGTGATAATGAAATATGGGTTCAATACAATAATTTATTAATTACTAAATCAAAGCAATTAATAAATAAAGAATCAAAAAACATTTATAAAAAACATTTAGCATCAGGCTATAATAATTATGGATTTTATTATTACAATAACGATAATATAACTAAAGCGATAAGCAATTTTGAAAAAGCTATACAACTAAGTGTTGAAATAGATGATTTAGCTGTAATTCCAACAGCATTAAATAATCTTGGATATATATTTAAACAGCAGGGAGATGTTTTAAAAGCTTTAGAGTATTACCATCGTTCGTTAAAGATTAATAGAGAATTAAATGAACAAGAGGAGGTTGCTTTATCATTAAATAATATAGGAAGCATATATTATTATCAAAAAGAATATGAAAAGGCTATAAACTACTATCGTGATGCTTTAATGATAGAGAAAGAACATGGCTCTAAAAAAGGAGTTGCAAGATTATATAGCAATATAGGATCAATTTACAAAGAGCAAAATAAAAATACCTTAGCAATTGATTACTTTAATCAAAGTATTAAAATTTATACAGAGATTGGTTATTCAAAAGGTATTGCTACATCTCTAAGTAAAAAAGCTTCTATAGAATTAAGTGAACTCAATGGTGAAAATGATGTAAAGACTTTAAATCAAATTTTAACAAAACATAAACAAGCTTATGAAATATTTAATGAGTTAGATGATAATGAAGGCAGGGCTTATTCTATGTGTAATATAAGTTTAACATTAGAAGCATTAAAAGACTTTACTGGGGCAAAAAAATATGCTGAAAAAAGTTTCAGAATTGCAAAAGAAATAGGCTATCCTGAATCTATAAAAAGTGCTGCCAATATTCTAAAAAATATAGCTGTAATTAAAAAAGATTTTGAAGAAGCATATTTAATGCAAGAATTGTTTTATCAAATGCAAGATAGTATAAGTAGTGAGTCTGTTAAAGAAGTTACTATACAGAAACAATATCAATATGAATATCAAAAGAAATTTATAAAAGATAGTCTAGCCACAGCAGAAGCTGAAAAAATTAAAGATTTAAAGTATAATCAAGAAATAAAACAACAACAAACCTATGTTTTGGTAGGTTTTATAGGATTATTACTTATGGGAATTGTTGCATTAGTTATTTATAGGGGATACCGCTTAAAAAAGAAAAGTAACTATCAGTTAGAAGAAAAAAATAAATTAATTGAAGAGAAAAATAAAGAAATTACAGATTCTATTACTTATGCTAAAAGGATTCAAGAAGCTATTTTACCTGCAAATAGCTTATTGAATAAACATTTAATAGATGGTTTTGTTTTGTATAAGCCAAAAGATATTGTTGCTGGAGATTTTTATTGGATGCACCCATTAGAAAATGACACTGTACTTATAGCGGTTGCAGATTGTACTGGCCATGGAGTTCCGGGTGCAATGGTAAGTGTTGTTTGCCATCATGCCTTAAATAGATCTGTAAGAGAATATAATTTAACAGAACCTGGATTAATATTAGATAAAACACGTGAATTTGTAATTGATACTTTTGCTCAAAACAATGAGTTTAATGTTAGAGATGGAATGGATATTGCAATTTGTGCAATTAATTATAAAAATCAAACAGTTCAATTCTCAGGGGCAAATAACCCCTTGTATATATTGAGTACAAATAATAATACTATTTCTAGCTTGCCTATTAGTTGCAAAATAGAAGAAGGATACAATACCGTTTTATATGAAATTAAAGGAGATAAACAACCAATAGGGAGTTATACAAATGAATTATCTCCATTCAAAACTCACACAATATCTATCCATAAAAATGATATGATTTATTTATTTACAGATGGATACGCTGATCAGTTTGGTGGTGAAAAAGGAAAAAAGTTAAAGTATAAAACATTCAAAAAATTATTAATGCTAAACTGTACGCAAAAAATGGACGATCAAAAAAACTTATTAAATAAATTTTTTAATGAGTGGAAAGGAGATATGGAGCAAGTAGATGATGTGTGTGTGTTAGGTATTAAGATTTAA
- a CDS encoding STAS domain-containing protein: MSFSTKKYDNYTLIVFSTDKLDAVVSPDLKAELVLINKGGEKNILIDLTSVKYCDSSGLSALLIGNRLCKEASGSFILSCLQASVQKLIVISQLDSVLTITPTLPEAIDLLFMEEIERDLDLGDLDD; this comes from the coding sequence ATGAGTTTTAGCACTAAAAAATACGATAACTATACTTTAATTGTGTTTAGTACCGATAAATTAGACGCTGTGGTTTCTCCTGATTTAAAAGCAGAACTAGTACTTATTAATAAAGGCGGAGAAAAAAACATTTTAATTGATTTAACTTCAGTTAAGTATTGTGATTCATCCGGATTAAGTGCACTTTTAATAGGTAATCGTTTATGTAAAGAAGCTTCTGGATCTTTTATATTGAGCTGTCTACAAGCATCTGTACAAAAGCTTATTGTAATTTCTCAATTAGATAGTGTTTTAACTATTACACCAACTTTACCAGAAGCAATAGATCTTTTGTTTATGGAAGAGATCGAGCGTGATTTAGATTTGGGTGATTTAGATGACTAA
- a CDS encoding glycosyltransferase family 2 protein: MSEQVKISVVSPVYRAENIVDKLVERIVNAISKITDSYEIILVEDCGPDNSWNKILENCSKNSKVKGIKLSHNCGQQHAIQAGLDASKGDFIITMDCDLQDQPEEIIKLYTKALDGYEIVVASRKNRQDDAFKRMLSRIFYSTLGYLTETKQDRTVANFACYHRIAVDAMAQVKDHNRYYPMLQQLVGFNYTKVDIEHAEREDGKSSYSFGKRLRLAMDTILTFSDKPLRLAVKFGVLLSFLSIIAAIVMVVLYIYSDIIVEGWSSILLLLTFLSGTIISVLGMVGLYVGKTFESVKQRPTYIVHKTKN, from the coding sequence ATGAGTGAACAAGTTAAAATATCAGTTGTTAGCCCGGTATACAGAGCTGAAAATATTGTAGATAAATTGGTTGAACGCATTGTTAATGCAATATCCAAAATAACTGACAGTTATGAAATAATATTAGTTGAAGACTGTGGTCCTGATAATTCTTGGAATAAAATTTTAGAGAATTGCTCAAAAAACTCAAAAGTAAAAGGAATTAAACTTAGTCATAATTGCGGACAACAGCATGCTATACAAGCCGGTTTGGATGCTAGTAAAGGAGATTTTATAATTACGATGGATTGTGATTTGCAAGATCAACCAGAAGAAATTATAAAACTTTATACCAAAGCATTAGACGGATATGAAATAGTTGTTGCCAGTAGAAAAAATAGGCAGGATGATGCGTTTAAAAGAATGCTCTCCCGAATTTTTTATAGCACTTTGGGTTATTTAACCGAAACTAAGCAAGATAGAACTGTCGCAAATTTTGCATGTTATCACCGTATTGCTGTTGATGCTATGGCTCAAGTTAAAGATCACAACAGATATTATCCAATGTTACAACAACTAGTTGGTTTTAATTACACTAAAGTAGATATTGAACATGCGGAGCGTGAGGATGGAAAATCTTCATATTCTTTTGGAAAAAGATTGAGGTTGGCTATGGATACAATTTTAACATTTTCAGACAAACCTCTTAGACTAGCTGTTAAGTTTGGTGTGTTACTCTCATTTCTATCCATTATAGCTGCAATAGTTATGGTTGTTCTTTACATTTATAGCGATATAATAGTAGAAGGTTGGTCAAGTATTTTATTGTTGCTTACTTTTTTATCGGGTACAATTATTTCGGTTTTAGGTATGGTTGGTTTATATGTTGGTAAAACATTTGAGAGCGTAAAGCAACGACCAACATACATAGTTCATAAAACAAAAAATTAA
- a CDS encoding ribonuclease Z, with protein sequence MTKFSVLILGSASASPTLNRNPTSQLLNINEQYYLIDCGEGTQSKLREHKVKFQRLHHIFISHLHGDHYLGLIGLLQTMHLLGRTIDLHLYGPPQLKEIIDLHLKYSYSALRYPLIFHPTQAVQSEIIFENNQIEVSTIILKHRIPCTGFLFKEKSKPRVINPDAIKLHCVPKHAINKLKNGEDYIVFDTKKVIKNEVLTLKPAKSRSYAFCSDTKYCESIIPQITNVDLLYHEATFMQSEEKRAKETYHSTAEQAAQVALKAKAKSLIIGHFSNRYLKLDNLLNEARFVFKNTELALENSVFEIKETQ encoded by the coding sequence ATGACTAAATTTAGTGTCTTAATATTAGGAAGTGCTTCAGCTTCTCCAACACTAAACAGAAACCCAACATCACAACTTTTAAATATTAATGAACAGTATTATTTAATCGATTGCGGAGAAGGAACGCAATCAAAATTGCGTGAGCATAAGGTTAAATTTCAAAGATTACATCACATTTTTATAAGTCATTTGCATGGAGATCATTATCTAGGCTTGATTGGTTTATTGCAAACCATGCACTTGTTAGGTAGAACAATAGATTTACATCTTTACGGACCGCCTCAATTAAAAGAAATAATAGATCTTCATTTAAAATACTCTTATAGTGCTTTAAGGTATCCTTTAATATTTCATCCAACACAAGCAGTTCAATCTGAAATTATATTTGAGAATAATCAAATTGAGGTTTCAACTATAATTTTAAAACATAGAATTCCTTGTACAGGTTTTCTTTTTAAAGAAAAGTCAAAACCAAGAGTTATTAATCCTGATGCAATAAAACTGCATTGTGTCCCCAAACACGCCATCAATAAGTTGAAAAATGGAGAAGATTATATTGTGTTTGACACTAAAAAAGTGATAAAAAATGAAGTGCTAACATTAAAACCTGCAAAATCTCGCAGCTATGCTTTTTGCTCAGATACTAAATATTGCGAGTCAATTATACCTCAAATTACAAATGTAGACCTACTATATCATGAAGCAACCTTTATGCAGAGTGAAGAAAAAAGAGCTAAAGAAACCTATCACAGTACGGCTGAACAAGCCGCACAAGTTGCTTTAAAAGCTAAGGCTAAGTCGTTGATTATCGGTCACTTCTCTAATCGATATTTAAAATTAGACAACTTATTAAATGAAGCTAGATTTGTTTTTAAAAATACTGAACTAGCTTTGGAAAATTCCGTTTTTGAAATTAAGGAAACTCAATGA
- a CDS encoding HU family DNA-binding protein, with translation MNKGELVDAIAKEAGLTKADAGNALNAFIGAVSGSLKKGDSVQLIGFGTFSISSRAARTGRNPQTGKEIKIAAKKVAKFKAGKALADTVK, from the coding sequence ATGAACAAAGGTGAATTAGTAGACGCAATTGCTAAAGAAGCAGGTTTAACTAAAGCTGACGCAGGAAATGCATTAAATGCTTTTATCGGAGCAGTATCAGGATCATTAAAAAAAGGTGATAGTGTACAATTAATTGGTTTTGGAACTTTCTCTATCTCTTCAAGAGCTGCTAGAACAGGAAGAAATCCTCAAACTGGTAAAGAAATTAAAATTGCTGCTAAAAAAGTTGCTAAATTTAAAGCAGGTAAAGCATTAGCTGATACAGTTAAATAG
- a CDS encoding class I SAM-dependent methyltransferase has translation MKREFDNFDEFAKDYRATHDKSVEISGADSDYFSEYKILEVLKYEQANDSIRILDFGCGDGNSSKYFRKYFNNSQIVGIDVSEQSIKEANQKKIENAIFQSFNGSTIPFDDNQFDLIFTSMVFHHIEHKLHENILNEIRRVLKPGGRFYNFEHNPNNPLTRKVVNECPFDEDAVLLKPSYHKMITIKSGLNLKNLNFTLFLPRHKFFKPLLGLEKILTWCPIGAQYYIRSIK, from the coding sequence ATGAAGAGAGAGTTTGATAATTTTGATGAATTTGCAAAAGATTACAGAGCTACACATGATAAATCTGTAGAAATAAGTGGTGCTGACAGTGATTATTTCAGTGAGTATAAAATATTAGAAGTTTTAAAATATGAACAAGCTAATGATTCAATAAGAATTTTAGATTTTGGATGTGGTGACGGGAATAGTTCGAAGTATTTTAGAAAATATTTTAATAATTCACAGATAGTAGGAATAGATGTTTCTGAGCAAAGTATAAAAGAAGCTAATCAGAAAAAAATTGAAAATGCCATATTTCAATCCTTTAATGGTTCTACAATACCATTTGACGATAACCAGTTCGATTTAATATTTACATCAATGGTTTTTCATCATATTGAACATAAATTGCATGAAAACATTTTAAATGAAATAAGAAGAGTTTTAAAACCAGGAGGTAGATTTTATAATTTTGAACATAATCCTAATAATCCTTTAACAAGAAAGGTTGTTAACGAGTGTCCTTTTGATGAAGATGCAGTTCTTTTAAAGCCTAGCTACCATAAGATGATAACCATTAAAAGTGGCTTAAATTTAAAAAATCTTAACTTCACTTTGTTCTTACCAAGACATAAGTTTTTTAAACCATTATTAGGATTAGAAAAAATTTTAACTTGGTGTCCAATAGGAGCACAGTATTATATTAGGTCAATTAAATGA
- a CDS encoding SAM hydrolase/SAM-dependent halogenase family protein, whose translation MAIITLTSDLGLKDYYVASLKGAILSQTPNVKIVDITHEVPSFNFSKAAFIIKNCYKDFPQGTVHIIGVSAESSIDIPHIVVFERGHYFIGADNGMFSLIFDSPPEKIIELNINQDTDRITFPAKDVFVKAACHIIRGGTLEVIGKPKAELEVRTLFSAVSENNTIRGMASYIDHYGNIITNITETLFKSFGRGRKFGIFFRNTNYEINQITSSYNSVIEGERVAMFSSTGFIEIAVNKGNASKLFGIKENDIIRIEFYD comes from the coding sequence ATGGCAATTATAACACTAACATCTGATTTAGGTTTAAAGGATTACTATGTAGCCTCTTTAAAGGGAGCTATTTTATCTCAAACACCTAATGTTAAGATTGTTGACATAACACATGAAGTGCCTTCATTTAACTTTTCTAAGGCTGCATTTATTATAAAAAATTGTTACAAAGATTTCCCTCAAGGAACTGTACATATAATTGGTGTTAGTGCAGAGTCGAGTATTGATATTCCACATATAGTTGTTTTTGAAAGAGGTCATTATTTTATTGGAGCTGATAACGGAATGTTTTCTTTAATTTTTGACAGCCCTCCCGAAAAAATTATTGAACTAAATATTAACCAAGATACTGACCGAATAACTTTCCCAGCGAAAGATGTTTTTGTTAAGGCTGCTTGTCATATTATAAGAGGTGGGACTTTAGAAGTAATTGGAAAACCTAAAGCTGAACTTGAAGTTCGAACTCTTTTTAGTGCGGTTTCTGAAAATAATACAATTAGAGGAATGGCTTCATATATTGACCATTATGGAAATATAATAACAAACATTACCGAAACCTTATTTAAATCTTTTGGTAGAGGTCGTAAGTTTGGAATCTTTTTCAGGAATACAAATTACGAAATCAATCAAATAACATCTTCTTACAACTCTGTAATTGAAGGTGAAAGAGTGGCAATGTTCAGCTCTACTGGATTTATAGAGATTGCAGTAAATAAAGGTAACGCAAGCAAACTATTTGGTATAAAAGAAAATGACATTATACGTATAGAATTTTATGATTAG